In Paracoccus aminophilus JCM 7686, a single window of DNA contains:
- a CDS encoding acyl-CoA synthetase: MQRNTIYDQALDAGPANFEQLSPLRFLERTAAVYPDYPAIVYESRRQTWGDTYRRCRQMAGALAARGFGRGDTIAVLAANIPEIFEAHFSVPMTGAVLNAINTRLDAETIAFILNHGEAKALFVDPEFSETAARAIALANRPDMLVIDIEDASFPGGRPLGQLTYEALLAEGDPAFDWHLPESEWDAISLNYTSGTTGDPKGVVYHHRGAALNAAQHINAWEMPNHARYLWTLPMFHCNGWCFPWTIAANAGVNICLRAVRAEPIFRLIETEKVSHFCGAPIVLNMLANAPDALKTFTHQIKVMTAGAPPPAAVIAAMEAMGIAVTHVYGLTETYGPAVICAWKSEWDSLPAAEISRLKARQGVKNLVLGELMIADPETLAPLPADGESIGEIFMRGNNVMKGYLKNPSATAKAFRGGWFASGDLAVMHKDGYIEIKDRSKDIIISGGENISSIEVEDVLYRHPAVMEAAVVARPDETWGETPCAFITLKPGKTATEAEIIAFCRENMARFKVPKTVVFTDLPKTSTGKIQKYVLRGMVKDLG, from the coding sequence ATGCAACGGAACACGATCTATGATCAGGCCCTCGATGCGGGCCCGGCCAATTTCGAGCAATTGAGCCCGCTGCGCTTTCTGGAACGCACCGCCGCCGTCTATCCCGATTATCCCGCCATCGTCTATGAAAGCCGCCGCCAGACCTGGGGCGACACCTACCGCCGCTGCCGCCAGATGGCGGGCGCCCTGGCCGCCCGGGGCTTTGGCCGGGGCGATACGATTGCGGTGCTCGCGGCCAATATTCCCGAGATCTTCGAAGCGCATTTCTCGGTGCCGATGACCGGCGCGGTGCTCAATGCGATCAACACGCGCCTCGATGCCGAAACCATCGCCTTCATTCTCAACCACGGCGAGGCGAAGGCGCTGTTCGTCGATCCCGAGTTTTCCGAAACCGCGGCGCGCGCGATCGCGCTCGCGAACCGTCCCGACATGCTGGTGATCGACATTGAGGACGCGAGCTTCCCCGGCGGCCGCCCCCTCGGCCAGCTCACCTATGAGGCGCTTCTGGCCGAGGGCGATCCGGCCTTCGACTGGCATCTGCCCGAGAGCGAATGGGACGCGATCAGCCTCAACTATACCTCGGGCACGACCGGAGACCCGAAGGGCGTCGTCTATCACCACCGCGGCGCGGCGCTGAATGCCGCCCAACATATCAATGCCTGGGAGATGCCGAACCACGCGCGCTATCTCTGGACGCTGCCGATGTTTCACTGCAACGGCTGGTGCTTCCCCTGGACGATTGCCGCCAATGCCGGGGTCAATATCTGCCTGCGCGCCGTGCGGGCCGAGCCGATTTTTCGCCTGATCGAGACCGAGAAGGTCAGCCATTTCTGCGGCGCGCCGATCGTGCTCAATATGCTGGCCAATGCTCCGGATGCGCTCAAGACCTTCACCCATCAGATCAAGGTGATGACCGCAGGCGCCCCGCCCCCCGCCGCCGTCATTGCCGCGATGGAGGCGATGGGCATCGCGGTCACCCATGTCTATGGCCTGACTGAAACCTATGGCCCGGCGGTGATCTGCGCCTGGAAATCGGAATGGGACAGCCTGCCCGCCGCCGAGATCTCGCGCCTGAAAGCTCGTCAGGGGGTCAAGAATCTGGTGCTGGGCGAGCTGATGATCGCCGACCCGGAAACCCTCGCGCCGCTACCCGCGGATGGCGAGAGCATCGGCGAGATCTTCATGCGCGGCAATAATGTGATGAAGGGCTATCTCAAGAACCCCTCGGCAACCGCCAAGGCCTTTCGCGGCGGCTGGTTCGCCTCGGGTGATCTCGCGGTCATGCATAAGGACGGCTATATCGAGATCAAGGACCGCTCGAAGGACATCATCATCTCGGGCGGCGAGAATATTTCCTCGATCGAGGTCGAGGACGTGCTTTACCGCCATCCTGCTGTCATGGAAGCCGCCGTGGTCGCGCGCCCTGACGAGACCTGGGGCGAAACGCCCTGTGCCTTCATCACGCTGAAGCCCGGAAAAACCGCGACGGAAGCCGAGATCATCGCCTTCTGCCGCGAGAATATGGCGCGGTTCAAAGTGCCGAAAACTGTGGTCTTTACGGATCTGCCCAAAACCTCGACCGGCAAGATCCAGAAATATGTCCTGCGCGGCATGGTGAAGGATCTGGGCTGA
- a CDS encoding TerC family protein — protein sequence MSDPAAWAGLATLVVLEIVLGIDNLVFIAVLADKLPPEQRDKARKLGLSLALLMRLGLLASVAWIVTLTQPLFHLMDHPFSGRDIILILGGIFLLFKGTMELHERLEGHSEHKSGKVYHAVFWQVLLQIVILDAVFSLDSVITAVGMVKHLSVMMIAVIIAVGVMMLSAKTLMAFVSRHPTVVILCLGFLMMIGFSLIVEGFGFHIPKGYLYAAIGFSVLIEALNQIGKANRNRYATRGDVRDRTAEAVLKLLGGKTSRVELDGTASVIAARSAEGQVFAVEEQEMIQGVLSLADRPAVSIMTPRTEIDWIDLDRSPDEIRAQLLDEGHSRYIVARGNIEHFIGIGLTKDLLADILEKGAIDTEKTIRQPLILHERVTALRLMEQLRASKVKFAVIVDEYGSLEGIVTPSDLLEAIAGDFADEDEEPLMMERQEDGSWIVDGSLDVRRASTLLDADLSDDADRYSTLAGYILWQLGTLPNVGATVRTGDLELVVHELNGRAISKVHVSRKSAD from the coding sequence ATGTCTGATCCCGCAGCCTGGGCGGGACTGGCAACTCTCGTCGTGCTCGAGATCGTGCTGGGGATCGACAACCTTGTCTTCATCGCCGTTCTTGCCGACAAACTTCCCCCCGAGCAGCGTGACAAGGCGCGCAAGCTAGGACTTTCGCTGGCCTTGCTGATGCGTCTGGGGCTGCTGGCTTCGGTCGCCTGGATCGTCACGCTGACCCAACCGCTGTTCCACCTGATGGACCACCCTTTCTCGGGGCGGGACATCATCCTGATTCTCGGCGGTATTTTCCTGCTCTTCAAGGGCACGATGGAGCTGCACGAGCGGCTGGAGGGCCATAGCGAGCATAAATCCGGCAAGGTTTATCACGCGGTTTTCTGGCAGGTTTTGTTGCAAATCGTCATTCTGGACGCGGTTTTCTCGCTCGACAGCGTGATTACGGCGGTCGGCATGGTCAAACATCTGTCGGTGATGATGATCGCGGTCATCATTGCGGTGGGCGTGATGATGCTCTCGGCCAAAACGCTGATGGCCTTCGTTTCGCGTCATCCGACGGTGGTGATCCTGTGCCTTGGCTTCTTGATGATGATCGGTTTCTCGCTGATCGTCGAAGGCTTCGGCTTCCACATTCCCAAGGGCTATCTTTACGCGGCCATTGGCTTTTCTGTGCTGATCGAGGCGCTGAACCAGATCGGCAAGGCCAACCGCAATCGCTATGCGACGCGGGGCGATGTGCGTGACCGCACCGCCGAGGCCGTGCTGAAGCTGCTGGGCGGCAAGACCTCGCGGGTCGAGCTTGACGGAACCGCTTCGGTCATCGCGGCGCGTTCGGCTGAGGGGCAGGTCTTTGCCGTCGAAGAGCAAGAGATGATCCAGGGCGTGTTGTCCCTGGCCGACCGTCCTGCGGTCTCGATCATGACGCCGCGGACCGAGATCGACTGGATCGATCTGGATCGCAGCCCCGACGAGATCCGCGCCCAGCTGCTGGACGAGGGCCATTCGCGCTATATCGTGGCGCGCGGCAATATCGAGCATTTCATCGGCATCGGCCTGACCAAGGATCTCTTGGCCGATATTCTGGAGAAGGGCGCGATCGACACCGAAAAGACCATCCGCCAGCCATTGATCCTGCACGAGCGCGTCACCGCTTTGCGTCTGATGGAGCAGTTGCGCGCCTCGAAGGTGAAATTCGCGGTGATCGTCGATGAATATGGCTCGCTCGAAGGGATCGTGACGCCTTCGGATCTGCTGGAGGCGATTGCGGGCGATTTCGCCGATGAGGACGAAGAGCCGCTGATGATGGAGCGGCAAGAGGACGGTTCGTGGATCGTGGACGGTTCACTGGATGTGCGCCGCGCCTCGACGCTTCTGGATGCGGATCTGTCCGATGACGCCGACCGCTATTCGACGCTGGCGGGCTATATCCTGTGGCAGCTCGGCACTTTGCCGAATGTCGGCGCGACGGTGCGGACGGGCGATCTTGAGCTCGTGGTGCATGAGCTGAACGGTCGCGCGATTTCCAAGGTCCATGTCAGCCGAAAATCCGCCGACTAG
- a CDS encoding aspartate ammonia-lyase, with protein sequence MSRTEHDLIGDREIPESAYWGVHTLRAVENFPISGRQIGQSAELVAALAAIKEAAAKANEELGHLAPALAEAIARATQDIREGALHDQFIVDLVQGGAGTSSNMNANEVIANLALEHLGHAKGDYALLHPNEHVNLGQSTNDVYPSALKIALVFALRRLDSAMDEIEHAFRERAHAFAGIIKMGRTQLQDAVPMTLGQEFASFATMIAAERHALRRIEAELCVLNLGGTAIGTGITADPRLGELTVVHLRQITRLDLTLAEDRIAATQDTGAFVSVSSGLKRLAIKLSKIANDLRLLSSGPRAGFGDIALPAKQAGSSIMPGKVNPVIPEVVNQVCFEVIGADVTVTLAAEGGQLQLNAFEPVIYASLERSIRHLEHAMQTLARNCVSGITADAGALRHKVEQSIGIVTALTPYIGYVRATEVAKRAHETGLGVARIVLDEQLMEKDTLDAALSASAVLGNAA encoded by the coding sequence ATGAGCAGAACAGAACACGACCTGATTGGCGATCGCGAGATCCCGGAAAGCGCCTATTGGGGCGTCCACACTCTGCGCGCGGTCGAGAATTTCCCGATCTCGGGGCGCCAGATCGGCCAGTCGGCCGAACTGGTTGCCGCCCTTGCCGCAATCAAGGAAGCCGCGGCAAAGGCCAATGAAGAGCTTGGCCATCTTGCGCCCGCGCTGGCCGAGGCGATCGCCCGCGCCACGCAGGACATCCGCGAGGGCGCGCTGCACGATCAGTTCATCGTCGATCTGGTGCAGGGCGGCGCGGGCACCTCCAGCAATATGAACGCCAATGAGGTCATCGCCAATCTGGCGCTGGAGCATCTCGGTCACGCCAAGGGCGATTACGCCCTGCTGCATCCGAACGAGCATGTGAATCTCGGCCAAAGCACCAATGACGTTTACCCAAGCGCGCTGAAAATCGCGCTGGTCTTTGCCCTGCGCCGGCTCGACAGCGCGATGGATGAAATCGAACATGCCTTCCGCGAGCGCGCCCATGCCTTCGCGGGCATCATCAAGATGGGTCGCACGCAGTTGCAAGATGCGGTGCCGATGACGCTCGGGCAGGAGTTTGCAAGCTTCGCGACCATGATCGCCGCCGAGCGGCACGCTTTGCGCCGGATCGAGGCCGAGCTTTGCGTGCTCAATCTCGGCGGCACCGCGATCGGCACCGGCATCACCGCCGATCCCCGGCTGGGCGAGCTGACCGTTGTGCATCTGCGCCAGATCACTCGCCTCGATCTGACGCTGGCCGAGGATCGCATTGCCGCGACCCAGGACACCGGCGCCTTTGTCTCGGTTTCAAGCGGGCTGAAACGGCTGGCGATCAAGCTGTCGAAAATCGCCAATGACCTGCGGCTCTTGTCCAGCGGGCCGCGGGCGGGCTTTGGCGATATCGCGCTTCCGGCGAAACAGGCGGGCTCGTCAATCATGCCGGGCAAGGTCAACCCGGTCATCCCCGAGGTCGTCAATCAGGTCTGTTTCGAGGTGATCGGCGCCGATGTCACGGTCACGCTGGCAGCCGAGGGCGGTCAGCTTCAGCTCAATGCCTTCGAGCCGGTGATCTATGCGAGTCTTGAGCGCTCGATCCGCCATCTCGAACATGCGATGCAAACCTTGGCGCGCAATTGCGTCAGCGGCATTACCGCCGATGCGGGCGCGCTGCGCCATAAGGTCGAGCAATCCATCGGCATCGTCACCGCGCTGACCCCCTATATCGGCTATGTCCGCGCCACCGAGGTCGCGAAACGCGCGCATGAAACCGGCCTTGGCGTCGCCCGGATCGTGCTCGATGAGCAGTTGATGGAGAAAGACACGCTCGATGCCGCGCTTTCGGCCTCGGCTGTGCTGGGCAACGCGGCCTGA
- a CDS encoding DMT family transporter, which translates to MAETQTAQISTSRPMSGAEWAMLATLAAIWGCSFLFNALAIPDLPILLIVTLRVGLAAAALLAFMALSGQRLPKGRAVWTAFFTMGLFNNALPFSLIVAGQQHIPAGVASILNATTPLFTVLFAHVLTADERLNPGKVAGVAIGFLGVAAMIGGDAVRALGSDLIAQLCCLGAAVSYAGAAIYGRRFRRMGVTPMATAAGSLFGASVLLTPVMLVIDQPWSPPAPGLTAVLAVLGLALISTAFAYVLYYRILATAGAVNVGLVTFLVPACAILLGIVVLGEHLAPRHVLGMVLIGMGLAAIDGRLLRRFTAWRMS; encoded by the coding sequence ATGGCCGAGACCCAGACAGCACAGATTTCCACCTCCCGGCCGATGAGCGGCGCCGAATGGGCCATGCTGGCCACTCTGGCCGCGATCTGGGGATGTTCCTTCCTCTTCAATGCCTTGGCGATCCCGGATCTGCCGATCCTCTTGATCGTTACTTTGCGCGTCGGGCTGGCGGCGGCGGCGCTGCTGGCCTTCATGGCGCTGAGCGGGCAGCGCCTGCCCAAAGGCCGCGCGGTCTGGACCGCCTTCTTCACCATGGGGCTTTTCAACAATGCGCTGCCCTTTTCGCTGATCGTCGCCGGGCAGCAGCATATCCCGGCGGGCGTGGCCTCGATCCTCAACGCAACGACGCCGCTTTTTACCGTTCTGTTCGCTCATGTTCTGACGGCGGACGAGCGGCTCAATCCGGGCAAAGTCGCGGGCGTGGCGATCGGCTTTCTGGGCGTGGCGGCAATGATCGGCGGCGATGCGGTGCGCGCGCTTGGCAGCGATCTGATCGCGCAGCTTTGCTGTCTGGGCGCGGCGGTTTCCTATGCCGGGGCCGCGATCTATGGCCGCCGCTTTCGCCGGATGGGCGTGACTCCGATGGCGACGGCTGCCGGGTCCTTGTTCGGGGCGAGCGTTTTGCTGACGCCGGTGATGCTGGTGATCGACCAGCCCTGGAGCCCGCCCGCGCCGGGCCTGACGGCGGTTCTCGCGGTGCTGGGGCTCGCGCTGATTTCGACCGCCTTCGCCTATGTGCTTTATTACCGCATTCTGGCGACGGCGGGCGCGGTCAATGTCGGATTGGTGACCTTTCTGGTCCCGGCCTGCGCCATCCTGCTGGGCATCGTGGTTCTGGGCGAGCATCTTGCGCCGCGTCATGTGCTGGGCATGGTGCTGATCGGGATGGGCCTTGCGGCGATCGACGGGCGGCTTTTGCGGCGCTTCACGGCGTGGCGGATGTCGTGA
- a CDS encoding aminodeoxychorismate synthase component I yields the protein MILCEFGPDGQAVLFQEASELIVALRPEEVVPALARLDAARAAGKWVAGWMSYEAGYALEEVLLAQMPAERDGPLLVFGIYDGPVSAAGFAFPQEEVRLAPLHPEVSPEDYAGAFARTLDYIAAGDCYQINLTFPLTSRLEAGSALGLYGALAARQPVGYGAYADLGVGPVVVSRSPELFVRLDAAGAIEARPMKGTAPRDPDPEVDAALAAGLAASEKNRAENLMIVDLLRNDIARISKVGSVKVPELFAVDTFATLHQMSSRVVGQLAAPADLLGVMRALFPCGSITGAPKIRAMEIIREVEPFPRGVYCGTFGWMAPDGAAAFSVTIRTLSVWPDGRVVLNVGGGIVQDSTCASEWEEALWKARYVQDLVRPA from the coding sequence GTGATCCTTTGCGAATTCGGTCCGGATGGGCAGGCGGTTCTGTTTCAAGAGGCAAGCGAGCTGATCGTGGCGCTTCGGCCCGAGGAGGTCGTGCCCGCGCTGGCGCGGCTGGATGCGGCGCGGGCTGCGGGCAAATGGGTTGCGGGCTGGATGTCCTATGAGGCGGGCTACGCTTTGGAGGAGGTTTTGCTGGCGCAGATGCCGGCCGAGCGTGACGGGCCTTTGCTGGTTTTCGGGATTTACGACGGGCCGGTTTCGGCGGCCGGATTTGCCTTTCCGCAAGAAGAGGTGCGGCTTGCGCCCTTGCATCCCGAGGTCTCTCCCGAGGATTATGCCGGGGCCTTTGCTCGCACGCTCGATTATATTGCCGCCGGGGATTGCTATCAGATCAATCTGACCTTTCCGCTGACCAGCCGTCTTGAGGCCGGATCGGCGCTGGGGCTTTACGGCGCGCTCGCGGCGCGTCAGCCGGTGGGCTATGGCGCTTATGCCGATCTGGGCGTCGGGCCGGTGGTGGTGTCGCGCTCGCCCGAGCTCTTCGTGCGGCTGGATGCGGCGGGCGCGATCGAGGCGCGGCCGATGAAGGGCACGGCGCCGCGCGATCCCGATCCCGAGGTCGATGCGGCCTTGGCGGCGGGGCTCGCGGCTTCCGAGAAGAATCGCGCGGAAAACCTGATGATCGTCGATCTTTTGCGCAATGATATTGCGCGGATCTCTAAGGTCGGTTCGGTCAAGGTGCCCGAGCTTTTCGCGGTCGATACCTTTGCCACGTTGCATCAGATGTCGTCACGCGTGGTCGGGCAATTGGCCGCGCCCGCCGATCTTCTTGGCGTGATGCGGGCGCTTTTTCCCTGCGGCTCGATCACCGGGGCGCCGAAAATCCGCGCGATGGAGATCATCCGCGAGGTCGAGCCCTTCCCGCGCGGCGTCTATTGCGGCACCTTTGGCTGGATGGCGCCCGATGGCGCGGCGGCGTTTTCGGTGACGATCCGGACGCTCTCGGTCTGGCCGGACGGGCGGGTGGTGCTGAATGTCGGCGGCGGCATCGTGCAGGATTCGACCTGCGCCAGCGAATGGGAGGAGGCGCTATGGAAAGCGCGTTACGTGCAGGATCTGGTGCGCCCGGCCTGA
- a CDS encoding aminotransferase class IV family protein, with translation MESALRAGSGAPGLKLIETALWDGAACPRLDGHLARLVRSAAALGWPCDPDAARAALTGPSGEAARLRLTLDATGALEITRAALPPSPAEWRLGLAQARLSSGDPWLRLKTTRREIYDRARAGMGEGIDELLFLNERGEICDGTITTLFFDRGAGLCTPPLSSGLLAGVLRAEMLGNGICREEILLAEDLPRVQLWVGNALRGMMPAVWRG, from the coding sequence ATGGAAAGCGCGTTACGTGCAGGATCTGGTGCGCCCGGCCTGAAGCTGATCGAGACCGCTTTGTGGGACGGGGCCGCCTGTCCCCGGCTGGACGGACATCTCGCGCGGCTGGTGCGGAGTGCCGCGGCGCTTGGCTGGCCCTGCGATCCCGATGCTGCGCGCGCAGCCCTGACCGGGCCTTCGGGCGAGGCGGCGCGGCTTCGGCTGACGCTTGACGCCACCGGCGCGCTCGAGATCACCCGCGCCGCTTTGCCGCCCTCGCCTGCAGAGTGGCGGCTGGGGCTTGCGCAAGCGCGGCTGTCCTCGGGCGATCCTTGGCTGCGGCTGAAAACCACGCGGCGCGAGATCTATGATCGCGCGCGCGCCGGGATGGGCGAGGGGATCGACGAGCTGCTCTTTCTCAATGAGCGCGGCGAGATCTGCGACGGGACCATTACGACGCTGTTCTTTGACCGGGGCGCGGGGCTTTGCACGCCGCCGCTTTCGTCGGGGCTGCTTGCCGGGGTGCTGCGCGCCGAGATGCTGGGGAATGGCATCTGTCGCGAGGAGATCTTGCTGGCGGAAGATCTGCCTCGCGTTCAGCTCTGGGTCGGCAATGCGCTGCGCGGGATGATGCCCGCGGTCTGGCGCGGCTAG
- a CDS encoding aminotransferase-like domain-containing protein → MSRPHFARWLGQTNDVTQVFLAAGQIPDLINLAGGLPEPETWPVPELAELARSAVADHPGVTLAYPPIDGLPGLRDLIAARFSTPALQLSRENVLITTAGMQALDLLGKVLIDEGGLIAAQSPAYLGALDAWRPRQPRYRPLQMGANDFDAEAALSGAQFAYMVPNFSNPTGRLVGLAERHALIRAAETTGTWLVEDDPYGALYYDGAPLPRLISLWAEAHPGPYSGPIVYLGTVSKEIAPGLRIGWVIAAPEMIAALTTAKQASDMCTSGICQQIVQDAFASGLADRIRPVILDLYRARRDALCAAMDAHLGDLFDWEVPVGGMFVWAIAKNPALDTDRLLKVGLDHGVCISPSSVFDPLGQDRRAIRLNFTLNPPDKLAEGIRRLSAATRTLAA, encoded by the coding sequence ATGTCCCGTCCGCACTTCGCCCGCTGGCTTGGCCAGACCAATGATGTCACCCAGGTCTTTCTGGCCGCCGGTCAGATCCCCGATCTGATCAACCTCGCGGGCGGCTTGCCCGAGCCCGAGACCTGGCCCGTTCCAGAGCTGGCCGAGCTCGCCCGCAGCGCCGTCGCCGATCACCCCGGGGTCACGCTGGCCTATCCGCCGATTGACGGCCTGCCCGGGTTGCGCGATCTGATCGCCGCGCGTTTCAGCACGCCCGCCTTGCAGCTCTCGCGCGAGAATGTGCTGATTACCACGGCGGGGATGCAGGCGCTCGATCTGCTCGGCAAGGTGCTGATCGACGAGGGCGGGCTGATTGCGGCGCAATCGCCGGCCTATCTCGGCGCGCTCGATGCCTGGCGACCGCGCCAACCGCGCTATCGCCCGCTGCAGATGGGCGCGAATGACTTTGACGCCGAGGCCGCGCTCTCGGGCGCGCAATTCGCCTATATGGTGCCGAATTTCTCGAACCCGACCGGGCGGCTCGTCGGGCTGGCCGAGCGTCATGCCCTGATCCGCGCCGCCGAAACCACCGGCACCTGGCTGGTCGAGGACGATCCCTACGGCGCGCTTTACTATGACGGCGCCCCCCTGCCCCGGCTGATCTCGCTCTGGGCCGAGGCCCATCCCGGCCCCTATAGCGGCCCGATCGTCTATCTCGGCACCGTCTCGAAAGAGATCGCGCCCGGACTGCGCATCGGTTGGGTCATCGCCGCGCCCGAGATGATTGCGGCGCTGACCACCGCGAAACAGGCCTCGGATATGTGCACAAGCGGGATCTGCCAGCAGATCGTGCAGGACGCCTTTGCCTCGGGCCTCGCCGATCGCATCCGCCCGGTGATCCTCGATCTCTACCGCGCGCGGCGCGACGCGCTGTGCGCCGCGATGGACGCGCATCTCGGCGATCTCTTCGACTGGGAGGTGCCGGTCGGCGGCATGTTCGTCTGGGCGATTGCCAAAAACCCAGCGCTCGACACCGACCGTCTGCTGAAGGTCGGGCTCGATCACGGCGTCTGCATCAGCCCCAGCTCGGTCTTCGACCCGCTCGGACAGGACCGCCGCGCGATCCGGCTGAACTTCACGCTGAACCCGCCGGATAAGCTGGCCGAGGGCATCCGCCGCCTTAGCGCCGCCACCCGGACACTCGCGGCCTAG
- a CDS encoding SDR family oxidoreductase produces MDLQLKGKSALVFGGSRGLGRAIAAELIAEGADVVIVARDADRVARVAAELGCHGLAGDLSQPGAGRALTEAAAAVLGRMPDILVTNTGGPPTGSFAETSVEKWQSGFQSLWLSAVDSIQTALPAMKAQGWGRILAVTSVAAKEPQPGLVISNGLRAGLLGLVNTLAREVAKDGITVNALLPGYTNTDRMAELGVDNATMGPKIPAGRLGDPAEFAALAAFLASGRASYITGQAIAVDGGLLQSI; encoded by the coding sequence ATGGATCTGCAACTGAAGGGAAAGAGCGCGCTGGTCTTTGGTGGCTCGCGCGGATTGGGTCGCGCCATCGCGGCAGAGCTGATCGCGGAAGGTGCCGATGTCGTCATCGTCGCCCGTGACGCGGATCGCGTGGCACGCGTCGCGGCGGAGCTTGGCTGCCATGGGCTGGCGGGCGATCTCTCGCAGCCCGGCGCAGGCCGCGCATTGACCGAGGCCGCCGCTGCCGTGCTCGGCCGGATGCCCGATATTCTGGTCACCAATACCGGCGGCCCGCCGACCGGCTCTTTTGCCGAAACCTCGGTCGAGAAATGGCAAAGCGGCTTTCAAAGCCTCTGGCTCAGCGCAGTCGACAGCATCCAGACCGCTTTGCCCGCGATGAAGGCGCAAGGCTGGGGCCGCATTCTCGCGGTCACCTCGGTTGCCGCGAAAGAGCCGCAGCCGGGGCTGGTGATCTCGAACGGGCTGCGCGCCGGGCTTTTGGGTCTGGTGAATACGCTTGCGCGCGAGGTGGCGAAGGACGGGATCACCGTGAACGCGCTGCTGCCCGGCTATACCAACACCGACCGCATGGCCGAGTTGGGCGTCGATAATGCGACGATGGGGCCGAAGATCCCGGCGGGTCGTCTGGGCGATCCCGCCGAATTCGCGGCTCTGGCGGCCTTTCTCGCCTCGGGCCGCGCCTCTTATATCACCGGGCAAGCCATCGCGGTCGATGGCGGTCTGCTGCAATCGATCTGA
- a CDS encoding DUF1330 domain-containing protein encodes MPAYFICTMTVHDPETYRKYTALTPATLARYGGQFLTRGDEVLTVEGGPDFTERMVILEFPDKAAALAWHADADYQSASAFRRAASKGRMILQEGRANTADPDPKV; translated from the coding sequence ATGCCCGCCTATTTCATCTGCACCATGACGGTCCACGATCCAGAGACCTATCGCAAATATACCGCCCTCACCCCGGCGACGCTGGCGCGCTATGGCGGCCAGTTTCTGACGCGCGGCGATGAGGTGCTGACCGTCGAAGGTGGGCCAGACTTCACCGAGCGCATGGTGATCCTTGAGTTTCCCGACAAAGCCGCGGCTTTGGCCTGGCACGCTGATGCCGATTATCAAAGCGCCTCGGCCTTCCGGCGCGCGGCCTCAAAGGGCCGGATGATCCTGCAGGAAGGGCGCGCGAACACCGCCGACCCCGATCCGAAGGTGTAA
- a CDS encoding Lrp/AsnC family transcriptional regulator produces the protein MIELDDIDRKILLALRDDGRLPILNLAEKIGLSPTPCGRRVKRMEEAGVIQGYTARIAPQALGQNINVFVSVRLGQHGPEGTEQFLAAIAARQEITECLLVTGAVDYVLRVGVSDVDALGTFIRDVLQSIPSVAETSTMVILKQGANLLEARGRKTA, from the coding sequence ATGATCGAGCTTGATGACATCGACAGAAAGATCCTGCTCGCCTTGCGCGACGATGGCAGGCTGCCGATCCTGAACCTCGCCGAGAAGATCGGCCTCTCCCCCACACCCTGCGGACGTCGGGTGAAGCGCATGGAAGAGGCCGGGGTCATTCAGGGCTATACCGCGCGGATCGCGCCGCAGGCGCTCGGTCAGAACATCAATGTCTTCGTCTCGGTCCGGCTGGGCCAGCACGGGCCGGAAGGGACCGAGCAGTTTCTCGCGGCCATCGCCGCGCGCCAGGAGATCACGGAATGCCTGCTCGTGACCGGAGCGGTCGATTATGTCCTGCGCGTCGGGGTCAGCGATGTCGATGCGCTTGGGACGTTCATCCGCGATGTGCTGCAATCGATCCCCTCGGTCGCGGAAACTTCGACCATGGTGATTCTGAAACAAGGGGCGAATCTGCTCGAAGCGCGAGGCCGCAAGACAGCCTGA